Below is a window of Planctomycetota bacterium DNA.
CGGAGAACGATGCGATCCTGGCCACGGTGGCCCGCAGCGGCAACGAGCAACTGATCGCCGCCGCCAGCAGCGTGCGAAGCCTGATCGACAGCCGCGTGCGCGAGGCCTCCAAGATCAACCAGTCGCTTGAGGAGGCCGGCGTGCTGGGCGGCACAAAGAAGAGCGGCGACCAGCCCGTGCCCACGCCGCGTTGATCAGCCGTCGGCGATGACTTCGGCGTCGGCGACGCTGCGCGTGGAGCGGCGGACGCGAAGGCGCTTCTGCAGGAGCGGCCATGAGGCCAGTCCGGCGGGGATGAAGAAAATGATTTCGGCGGCGCGGCCCAGCAATTCGGCGGCCAGCGCGTCGGCCAGCGGCACGCCGGCGACCAGCGGGGCCAGGAATCCCACGCACCACTCGCGGATGCCGATGCCGTTGCCGATGAAGGGCACGATGTTGGCGGCATTGGCGGCGCAGGCCAGGGCCAGGGCTGCGTCGAACTCGATCGGCTGGCCGACCACCCTGAAGCAGATGGAGATGCGCAGTGCCCAGACGCAGGTCTCGATGACGCGGATGTAGAAGGCAGTGGCGAAGTGCCGCGCGGTGCCGCCGCGCAGAAATGGAAGAAGCAGAAGCGGCGAGAGCACGGCGGCGCTCCAGGAGAGGTGCAGAGCATGCGTCAGAGCGAGCCCGACGCCGATCCACAGCGCGGCGATGCCGGTGAGCACGGTGGATTGAACGGCCACCAATACGCCGATGGGCACCGGCACGCCATGCACCTGATGGTGGTAGGCGATCCGGCCGACCAGTCCCGGCTGCAGCGGCACGAAGTTGCCCAGGGTGCTGGCCGAAACCAGCGCCATCATCTCGCGGAACTCCACGCGGATCGCGGGCAGCGTGCGGTTGACCAGGATCTGCATCGAGAGCGACGTGCAGAGCAGAATGAGGGCGATCGCTGCGAGCAGGGCCGCCAGCAACAGCGGCGAGGCGCTGGAGAGGTGCTGCCAGACCTGGCTGCCCAGCGAGCCGCTTCGCACGATGGTCCAGATGGCGGCGGCGACCAGGAGCAATCCGATCACCAGACCGATGCGCTTGGCCTTGCGGCGCTGACTTGATTGCTCGAGCAGGTCGATCATTGCGCCGCGGCGGTGGCGTCGGGAACGATGCCCAGGTCGCGCACCGTGAAGAGCGAGTCGAACTTGATTCCCGCGGCCTCGACGTGCTCGCGGGCGCCCTCCATGCGGTCGATCACGCACACGATGGAAGAGATTTCGGCGCCGCCCTCGCGCAGCACCTTGGCGGCCTCCAGCGCCTGGCCGCCGGTGGTGGCGACATCTTCGACGATCATCACGTGGTCGCCGCGCTCCAGCTTGCCCTCGAGCTGCTTGGCGGTGCCGTAGTCCTTCTTCTGGTTGCGCACGAAGACGCAGGGCAGGCCGCTGGAAATGCTGGCCGCCGAGACCAGCGGAATGCCGCCGAGCTCGGCGCCGGCCAGACGCGTGGTGCCCATGGGAACGCGGGAGGCGAACATCGCCCCGAGCTCGCGCAGAATTTCCGGCCGCGTGCTGAAAAGGTACTTGTCCAGGTAGTAGTGGCTGATCTTGCCACTGCGGAGCGTGAAAGTTCCGCGCAGCATGGCGACCTTGGCGATTTCAGCGGCGAGCGTGGTGCGGTCCATCGACACAGAATAGAGCCTTGAAGCCATGCGGTGAAAAGACCACTACACTCTCAGCCCCGTGGCCAGCGTCGTCCTTTATTTTCAGGTGCATCAGCCCTTTCGGCTGCGACGCTACTCGGTTTTTGACACCGACCCGTTCTATTTCGACGCCGAGGCCAACGGCACGATTCTGCAGAAGGTGGCCAACAAGTGCTACCGACCGACCACCGAGAAGATCCTCGACCTGGTGAAGCGGCATGACAACCGTTTCCGGGTGAGTTATTCCATCAGCGGCGTGGCGCTGCAGCAGTTCGAGCAATGGGCGCCGGACCTCATCGACCTTTTCAAGCGGCTTGCCGACACCGGCGCCTGCGAGTTCCTGGCCGAGACCAGCCATCATTCGCTCAGCTTCCTCTTCAGCCGCAAGGAGTTCGAGGAGCAGGTCGCCATCCAGGAGGCCATGATCGAGCGGCTCTTCGGGCAGAAGCCCAAGGTCTTTCGCAACACCGAGCTGATCTATTCCAACGAGGTCGGCGGACACATCGCGTGGATGGGTCGGCACAAGGCGGTGGTCTGCGAGGGAGTCGACCGGCTGCTGGGCTTCCGCAATCCCAACTATCTCTACACGGTGCCGACGCATGGCATGCCCAAGGGGCGGCCGCCGATGCCGCTGCTGCTGAAGAACTACCGGCTGAGCGACGACATCGCGTTCCGTTTCAGCAACCGCGACTGGAAGGATTGGCCGCTTTCAGCGGAGAAGTTCGCGGGCTGGGTGAACCAGATCAACGGCGACGGCCACCTCTGCAATCTCTTCATGGACTACGAGACCTTCGGCGAGCATCAGTGGGCGGAGACGGGCATCTTCGACTTCCTCGACGCGCTGCCGGAAAAGATCTTCGATGTCAATCCGGGGCAGAACGAATTCCTCACGCCGTCGCAGGCCATCGAGAAGTACCGGCCGGTGGGGGAGTACGACGTGCCCAAGCCGATCTCATGGGCGGACATGGAGCGCGATCTGTCGGCGTGGCTTGGCAATCCGCTGCAGGACAATGCGGTCGAGGAGCTCTACCGCATCGAGCCCGCGGTGCGCGAGAAGCATCAGAAGGGCGACCAATACATTCTGGAGGATTGGCGCAAGCTGACCACCAGCGACCATCTGTATTACATGTGCACCAAGTACTGGTCCGACGGCGATGTGCACAAGTATTTCTCGCCCTACGACAGTCCGTACGACGCCTACATCAACTTCATGAATGTGCTGGACAACCTGCGCACTCGCGCGGGGGCGTGAGGGGCGGGGCGGCTCTTCGTGCTGCCGTGTGCTTGCGCGCCCACTTGCATGTTGGTGCATGCATGCACGTGTGCAAAACTAAACTTTGTAATAGTCGCGGTACCACTCCACGAACTTGGCCACGCCGGTCTCGATCGGCGTCGAGGGCTGGTAGTTCATGTCGCGAGCCAGGTCGGTGGTGTCGGCGCAGGCGTCGGGCACATCGCCAAGCTGAAGCGGCAGCATTTCCATGATCGCCTTGCGGCCTAGGCAGTGCTCCAGCACCTCGATGTAGCGCAGAAGCTGCACGGGTTTGGAGCAGCCGATGTTGTAGAGGCGCCACGGCGCGCTGCTGCTGGCGGGGTCGGAATTGGCGGGGTCGAACTTGGGGTTCGGCGTGGCGATGCGATCGGCGGCGGCAATGACTCCGCGGGCGATGTCATCCACATAGGTGAAGTCGCGTGTGTGCTTGCCGTGGTTGAAAACGCGAATCGGCTGGCCGGCCAGGATGGACTTGGTGAACATGAAGAGGGCCATGTCGGGGCGGCCCCACGGACCATAGACGGAGAAGAAGCGAAGGCCGGTGGTGGGAAGGCGGAAGATGTGGCTGTAGGAGTGGGCCATGAGCTCGTTGGCCCGCTTGGTCGCCGCGTAGAAAGTCATCGGATGGTCGGCGGTGTGGTGCGGCGAAAAAGGCTGCGTGGTGTTGAATCCGTAGACGGAGCTGGTGCTGGCGTAGACCATGTGCGGCACTTCGCTGTGACGGCAGCCCTCGAGGATGTTGGTCATGCCGACCAGGTTGCTCTGCGCGTAGACCAGAGGGTGCTCCATGGAGTGACGCACACCGGCCTGGGCGGCGAGGTGAATGACGCGGTCGAACTTGTAGGAAGCGAAGAGTTTCTTGACGCCGATGGTGTCGCACAATTCCAGATGCGAGAACGAGAAGCCCTTGCGCGACTCCAGGCGGGCGAGGCGGGCCCGCTTGAGTGCGGGGTCGTAGTAGTCGTTCATGTTGTCGAAGGCGACCACCTGGTCGCCGCGGTCAAGCAGCTGATGCGCCGTGAACGAGCCGATGAATCCAGCGGCGCCGGTGACCAGAACGAGCATGGGAGGATTCTATGGGGCGTGTCGGTATCGTAGGTGAGCAACGATTGTCCTAACACAAAGGAAAGACCATGGGACTATTTTGGGACCTCATCCAGCAGAGTCAGATTTCGGCGCAGCATTCAAGGGCCACAACGATTGAGAGTCGAGTGGCGCAGCTTGAAGAGGACTTGAATCACGCCAAACAAACCATCCATGATCTCCTGAAAATCCTGGAGAAGCATTTCGGCGAAGACCTCGACAAGGATGGAAAGGTCGGCTAGGGATGCGCGATTCAGGCGAGTCCGATTGCGTTCAGAATCGCGGTGTTGACGATTGCTGCGTCGTAGCGCACTTCTGCGACCTTGCGGCTCGCCGCGCCCATCGCAGCGGTTCGAGCGTGATCGTGGGCGAGTTGAAGCATGGCCTCCGCCAGCCGCTCGGCTGATTGAACTGGAACCAGTAGTCCGTTGACTCCGACCTGGATCGGATCGCGGCAGCCAATTGCGTCCGTTGAAATGATTGCGCGACCGGTTGCCATGGCCTCAAGCACGACCTTGCTTGTGCCCTCGCGGTAGGAGGGCAGCACGAACACGCTGCATGCGGCGAGGTGCGGGCGGATGTCCTCCACCTCGTCGAGGGCTTCGAAGCAACCCTCGCTTGCCCACTTCACGATTTGATCGCGGCTGAAGCTCGTCGGATTGTCATCCCGCGCGCAGAGCAGCGTGCAGCGTATCGACGGATCCTTCGTGCGGACTATCTTGCACGCATGGGCGAACTCCGCGACGCCCTTGTCCTTGAGCGGACGGCTGACCATTAAGAAGTGAGTCTGCGAGGGCACGGGTTGAGCCGCGAAGTGCGTCAGATCGACACCCGAACCTGGAATCATGAGAATGCGATCATTCGCAACATGCTCGAGCACGCCCATCGACGCAAGCTCATCGCGGTCCTGCTGATTCTGGAAGAAAACCGCATTGCATGCCGCGAGTGAGCGCCGATAGAGCCGGGTCGAGAAGAACTGCACGAGTCGCCGGATCGGCGAGCCCCCCATGAATGCGTAGCCGAGTCCGGTGACAATCGCCGCGACATGCTTCACGCCCGCCCGCCGCGCCGCGATCGGTCCATAAGCGATGCACTTGGGGTTGTACGCGAGGAGTGCGTCCACTTGTTGCTCCCGCAAGACTGCTTCGACAGCGTTTTGAAATCGCATATCAGACCACGGAGAAATCTTTCCGCCTTGCAGCGGCGTGTCGAAGTGCTCCACGCCCGCTTCCTTGAGTCGCTGCTTCGCACGCGCGGTGCCCGGCGCCGTGAGCGCGATCACGCGGCAACCCTTGCACTGCGCCGCCCTGATCAAGCTGCCGCGAAAGGCCAGCACATGGTTGGCGTTCTTGCCCAGGATTGCGAGAGTCTTCGTCATGAGGTCGGCTTCCAGCGCTGTGCCCACTTCATCCACATCAGCACCGCCCACATTCGATGTTGGTGTCCGCCCTTGCCAGCGCACAACTGCGACCATTCGTGCGCCACGGTGTCCTTGTTCAGGAAACCGTGCCGCTCGATTCGCCCGGGTTCAAGCAGCGCATCGGCCCACTTTCGCAGCGGCCCGCGCAGCCACTCTTCCAGCGGAATCGCAAACCCCATCTTGGGCCGGTCATGCAGCGGCGCCGGAACAAATCGGTTGAGCACCTTCCGCAGCAGCCACTTGCCCTGGCCGTTGCGCACCTTCATGTCCGCGGGCAGCGTCCATGCGAACTCGACCAGTCGATGGTCCAGCAGCGGAACGCGCGTTTCCAGACTCGCGGCCATGCTCGCCCGGTCGACCTTGGTCAGGATGTCGTCGACGAGATAGGTGGTCTGGTCGAGCCACTGCATGCCGCGCAGCGCGTCGGGCATGTCGGCTTCTGGCGCCGGCGAATGGCCCGCGCCAATACCTTCGCCAATATGGGTGCCACCGTTGGCGCCACCACGAGCGCCGATGACCAGTTTGCTCGGCTCGTTCCACGCGCTCACCAGCGCGACATAGGCGTCGCCCCACTCCTTCGCCTCCGCCAGCGACGCAAACTTGTGCAGATGGTCGCCGAACTGGCTGGAGCGCAGCGACTCGGGAAGCAGGGGAGTGGCGACTTTGCCGATCGCGTCGAGCGCCCGTGTGGAGAACATCTGGATGGTTCGCGCCGCGGCGACTCGCAGCGGCCCGGGAATCCTTTGCAGTGTTCCCCACATCTCGTCGATCACGCGGTGGCGGTTATAGCCGGCAAAGAGTTCGTCGCCGCCGTCGCCGGAGAGCGCCACCTTGACCGACCGCCGCGCCATGCGGCTGATGACATAGGTCGGCAACTGACTGGAGTCCGCGAAGGGCTCGTCGTACATGTCCGCAAGCTGCGGAATCGCCTCGCGCATCTCGTGTGGCGAAACTTGCACGCTGGTGTGGTCGGTGCGCAGGTGTCGGGCGATGTTGTCGGCGAAGACTCGCTCGTCAAACTTTCCTTCGTTGAAACCAACCGTGAAGGTCTGGATCGGCCGGCTCGAGAGCGACTGCATCATGGCCGTCACCAGCGTCGAGTCGATGCCGCCGGAAAGAAACGAGCCGATCGGGACGTCCGCGACCATGTGTCCGTCGACCGCTTCCTGGATTCGACGAAAGAGCGCCTCCTCGGCCTGCTCGTCGCCGCCCTCGAAGGGCTCGGCGATGCCGCGCTCCGCAATCGCCCGCGCGTTCCAGTAGATCGCGGTCTGCGTTTCGCCCGAATCCAGGTTGAGTGTGAGAACGCGGGCGGGCTCGAGCTTGGAGATTCCTTTCCAGATGGTCCGCGGCGCTGGCACATAGAGGAACTGGAAGTAGGCGGCCAGTGCCTCGCGGTCGACGGCGCGTTCGAAGCCGGGCATGCCTGCGATCGCCTTCAGCTCGCTGGCGAAGACGAAGGTGCGCCGTTCGCCGGCACCAATCCAACCATAGTGGAGTGGCTTGATGCCGATCCGGTCGCGCACCAGATGCAGCTTGCGCTCCACCGCATCATGGATGGCGAAGGCGAACATGCCCACCGTCCGCCGCGCCGCCGCCTGCACACCCCATTGCTCGACGGCGGCCAGCAGCACCTCGGTGTCCGATTGAGATCGGAACGACGCCCCCAGCATCTGCAGCTCATCGCGCAACTCGTGAAAGTTGTAGATCTCGCCGTTGTAGACCAGCGTGAAACGGCCGCTGATGCTGCGCATCGGCTGCGCCGCGGCGTCAGTGCAGTCGATGATCTTCAATCTCGTGTGCGCCAGCCCCGCACGCGACTTCGCATCGAACCACACACCCGACGCGTCGGGACCGCGGTGGCGCAGCGTTGCCGCCATCTCGCGGAGCACGCCCTCCGGATTGTTCAGGGCCCCCGCGAAATCAACCAGGCCCGCTATGCCGCACATGATCGCTCATTGGCCATCGGGTCGATGTTGGTTTGAATTGTTTTTAATGTGGGCATGCGATCGTGCACTCGATGATCGGATGCTATCGCCCGTGCAATCGCGGTTTCGATGCCGCGAAGCCCGTTGCTCGCGATCCCGCTTCAAGTATCATGCCCGCGTGCGCAACTACCTCGTTCGATTGCCGGGAATAAACAAACTTCTGGTCGCGGGCGTGACCGACGCCCTGCTTTCGGGCGGTCTGCTGCTGGGGGCCTACTGGCTGAAGTACGGCGACATTGCCGAGGCGTGGAACTCCTGCAATCACCTGATGTTCTGGGCCGCCTTCCTGGGCCCCGTCTGCTACCACGTGACCGGCCTCTACCAGGAGATCACCCGCTACATCGGGCCGATCTTCGCGGTGCGCGTGGTCAAGGGGGTGGCGCTGCTCACCATCGCGCTGCTGCTGATCTC
It encodes the following:
- the pyrE gene encoding orotate phosphoribosyltransferase — translated: MDRTTLAAEIAKVAMLRGTFTLRSGKISHYYLDKYLFSTRPEILRELGAMFASRVPMGTTRLAGAELGGIPLVSAASISSGLPCVFVRNQKKDYGTAKQLEGKLERGDHVMIVEDVATTGGQALEAAKVLREGGAEISSIVCVIDRMEGAREHVEAAGIKFDSLFTVRDLGIVPDATAAAQ
- a CDS encoding glycoside hydrolase family 57 protein, whose product is MASVVLYFQVHQPFRLRRYSVFDTDPFYFDAEANGTILQKVANKCYRPTTEKILDLVKRHDNRFRVSYSISGVALQQFEQWAPDLIDLFKRLADTGACEFLAETSHHSLSFLFSRKEFEEQVAIQEAMIERLFGQKPKVFRNTELIYSNEVGGHIAWMGRHKAVVCEGVDRLLGFRNPNYLYTVPTHGMPKGRPPMPLLLKNYRLSDDIAFRFSNRDWKDWPLSAEKFAGWVNQINGDGHLCNLFMDYETFGEHQWAETGIFDFLDALPEKIFDVNPGQNEFLTPSQAIEKYRPVGEYDVPKPISWADMERDLSAWLGNPLQDNAVEELYRIEPAVREKHQKGDQYILEDWRKLTTSDHLYYMCTKYWSDGDVHKYFSPYDSPYDAYINFMNVLDNLRTRAGA
- a CDS encoding NAD-dependent epimerase, with translation MLVLVTGAAGFIGSFTAHQLLDRGDQVVAFDNMNDYYDPALKRARLARLESRKGFSFSHLELCDTIGVKKLFASYKFDRVIHLAAQAGVRHSMEHPLVYAQSNLVGMTNILEGCRHSEVPHMVYASTSSVYGFNTTQPFSPHHTADHPMTFYAATKRANELMAHSYSHIFRLPTTGLRFFSVYGPWGRPDMALFMFTKSILAGQPIRVFNHGKHTRDFTYVDDIARGVIAAADRIATPNPKFDPANSDPASSSAPWRLYNIGCSKPVQLLRYIEVLEHCLGRKAIMEMLPLQLGDVPDACADTTDLARDMNYQPSTPIETGVAKFVEWYRDYYKV
- a CDS encoding glycosyltransferase family 4 protein — encoded protein: MTKTLAILGKNANHVLAFRGSLIRAAQCKGCRVIALTAPGTARAKQRLKEAGVEHFDTPLQGGKISPWSDMRFQNAVEAVLREQQVDALLAYNPKCIAYGPIAARRAGVKHVAAIVTGLGYAFMGGSPIRRLVQFFSTRLYRRSLAACNAVFFQNQQDRDELASMGVLEHVANDRILMIPGSGVDLTHFAAQPVPSQTHFLMVSRPLKDKGVAEFAHACKIVRTKDPSIRCTLLCARDDNPTSFSRDQIVKWASEGCFEALDEVEDIRPHLAACSVFVLPSYREGTSKVVLEAMATGRAIISTDAIGCRDPIQVGVNGLLVPVQSAERLAEAMLQLAHDHARTAAMGAASRKVAEVRYDAAIVNTAILNAIGLA
- the asnB gene encoding asparagine synthase (glutamine-hydrolyzing); its protein translation is MCGIAGLVDFAGALNNPEGVLREMAATLRHRGPDASGVWFDAKSRAGLAHTRLKIIDCTDAAAQPMRSISGRFTLVYNGEIYNFHELRDELQMLGASFRSQSDTEVLLAAVEQWGVQAAARRTVGMFAFAIHDAVERKLHLVRDRIGIKPLHYGWIGAGERRTFVFASELKAIAGMPGFERAVDREALAAYFQFLYVPAPRTIWKGISKLEPARVLTLNLDSGETQTAIYWNARAIAERGIAEPFEGGDEQAEEALFRRIQEAVDGHMVADVPIGSFLSGGIDSTLVTAMMQSLSSRPIQTFTVGFNEGKFDERVFADNIARHLRTDHTSVQVSPHEMREAIPQLADMYDEPFADSSQLPTYVISRMARRSVKVALSGDGGDELFAGYNRHRVIDEMWGTLQRIPGPLRVAAARTIQMFSTRALDAIGKVATPLLPESLRSSQFGDHLHKFASLAEAKEWGDAYVALVSAWNEPSKLVIGARGGANGGTHIGEGIGAGHSPAPEADMPDALRGMQWLDQTTYLVDDILTKVDRASMAASLETRVPLLDHRLVEFAWTLPADMKVRNGQGKWLLRKVLNRFVPAPLHDRPKMGFAIPLEEWLRGPLRKWADALLEPGRIERHGFLNKDTVAHEWSQLCAGKGGHQHRMWAVLMWMKWAQRWKPTS